The window AATTCGGGCGTGCCCCTGGGAGACCGGTGCGACGATTCAGAGGAAGCGATCCGCTGGAAGAGCGAGATGCGAGAGAGGCCGTCGCTGTACATGAAATGCACGAGCGGTTGGCCGTGGTGCTGCATGACACGGCGTTGCTGCAGGATGAACCCCGGTGGAACGTAGACCGGGGCGTTCAACTTGAAATCCGCCTCTTTCTGTACTTCGCTGATGGACCCGCAGGCAATGACCTGGTTGATTTCGACGGACTTGCCTGTCCATTCCTCGGTATCGAAGATGTCCGGTGAAATCCGCGGGTCCTCCTCGAATGCCGTCAGGAAGACTTCTTCGACCAGTACGCCCGCCTCGTTACGTTCTTCCGTGCGCATCACGAGGCCCG of the Gemmatimonadota bacterium genome contains:
- a CDS encoding MucB/RseB C-terminal domain-containing protein, whose protein sequence is GLVMRTEERNEAGVLVEEVFLTAFEEDPRISPDIFDTEEWTGKSVEINQVIACGSISEVQKEADFKLNAPVYVPPGFILQQRRVMQHHGQPLVHFMYSDGLSRISLFQRIASSESSHRSPRGTPELHGDVRVWERGPYSILRRHYDGKLFTLIGDVAVSESVELLTSLCTINPAVAASPVPAGYTSWIGAGAGLLAVGLWILWRRRM